ACGAAATAAAAGCTTTAGAACAAAGAATCCAAGTAGCTAAAATGCTTAAAAAGAAAATTACATATTTGGAAATAGCAGGAGCTACAGGGGCTAGTACTGCTACTATAAGCAGAGTAAATAGGTGCCTTAACTATGGAAGTGAAGGTTATAAGATAGTATTAGATAGAATAGAGAATAAATAAATAGAATTAAATTATTATGTGCTAGTTTTTGCTAGCACATTTTAAATTTATCTGATGATTACCCCAATCTAATACTATTATCTTTTTAAACTTGGAAGTAAGAATTTCCTCTGAACCCAATAACTCTGTTTATAATAATGTTTAACTAATAGTGAAGATGATATAATATTAAGAAGATGCAAAATAGATAAAACCTAGGGAGCTGATGTAATGGAA
Above is a window of Clostridium sporogenes DNA encoding:
- a CDS encoding TrpR-like protein YerC/YecD — encoded protein: MEQYQSKLESEEMDFLCEAFLSLKTKEECYRFFEDICTINEIKALEQRIQVAKMLKKKITYLEIAGATGASTATISRVNRCLNYGSEGYKIVLDRIENK